In Phoenix dactylifera cultivar Barhee BC4 unplaced genomic scaffold, palm_55x_up_171113_PBpolish2nd_filt_p 000763F, whole genome shotgun sequence, a single window of DNA contains:
- the LOC120107096 gene encoding uncharacterized protein LOC120107096: MEDHGRKPGEVEFYKMTHTHRDGSFVREESRDIVDRATSLISERIGESSSIGNTRGVEAQVFTELMGSERYGRVRGYGVGVTPTQLSAVGRYTQDVRQSSSTAEVNDLKAEIKELKQSHQTEMQSLRAQINQITSLLHQFIPPQVPDTSSARRDGDASDP, translated from the exons atggaagaCCATGGGAGGAAACCTGGTGAGGTGGAGttctataagatgactcacacccaccgagatggcagctttgtccgagaggagtcgagagatatagtt gacagaGCTACATCCCTTATTTCAGAGCGTATCGGAGAGTCATCTTCAATCGGCAACACCAGAGGTGTCGAAGCTCAGGTGTTTACCGAATTGATGGGCTCggagcgttatggtcgagtgaggggttatggcgttggagttacccccactcagttgtctgcagtgggTAGATATACTCAAGATGTTAGACAGAgtagtagcactgcagaggttaatgatctgaaggcagagataaaagagttgaagcagagccacCAGACAGAGATGCAATCTTTGAGGGCTCAGATTAATCAGATTACATCTTTGTTGCATCAGTTTATCCCTCCTCAG GTTCCTGATACTTCATCTGCACGTAGAGATGGTGATGCTAGCGACCCCTGA